The following DNA comes from Leifsonia sp. 1010.
GCCAGTCCGCAGCCTCCGCGGCGATGCGGCGGTGGATGTCGAGGCCGTCCGCGCCGCCGTCGAGCGCCATCCCCGGCTCGTGGTCGCGCGCCTCCGGCGGCATGAGGGCGATCGCCTCCGTCGGGACGTAGGGCGCGTTGACGGCCAGCACATCGACGCGGCCGCGCAGCTCGGAAGGGAGCGCCGCGAACAGGTCACCCTCGAAGACACGGTCGGGAGCGACGTTGCGCCGCGCGCATGCGACGGCGACCGGATCCAGGTCGGCGGCATACACCTCGGCGGCGGGCGCGCGGTCGGCGACGACCGCGCCGATCGCACCGACACCGCAGCACAGGTCGACCACGACGGCGGCGCCGGACACGGCGACCGTGGCCGCGGCGAGATCGGCCGCGCGCCCGGCGAGCAGTTCGGTGCGCCGCCGCGGCACGAAGGCCCCCGGGGCGACGTGGAGGCGGAGCCCACCGAACTCGACCCAGCCGAGCAGCGGCTCGAGCGGCTCTCCGGCGACACGACGCGACACCAGGGCGTCGAGTTCGGCGGGCGAACCGGCCGCCTCGATCAGCAGGCGCGCCTCGTCTTCGGCGAAGACGCATCCCGCAGCCCGCAGGCGCGCGACGATCCGGGGGTCGGGTTCGGTCACGCGGCC
Coding sequences within:
- a CDS encoding putative protein N(5)-glutamine methyltransferase, giving the protein MTEPDPRIVARLRAAGCVFAEDEARLLIEAAGSPAELDALVSRRVAGEPLEPLLGWVEFGGLRLHVAPGAFVPRRRTELLAGRAADLAAATVAVSGAAVVVDLCCGVGAIGAVVADRAPAAEVYAADLDPVAVACARRNVAPDRVFEGDLFAALPSELRGRVDVLAVNAPYVPTEAIALMPPEARDHEPGMALDGGADGLDIHRRIAAEAADWLAPGGTLLIEAGEKQAAVSAALFAAAGLTSRIESDDDLGATVVVASAPSA